TGGAGGTTTCTTATTTCTATGCGAAATGAAGGTTCCAATTCCCTCTCAGCTTCACTATAAGTTGTCCTATAACAATGAGGCTGGGAAGAAGAGTTTAAACATGACCAATAGAGCTCGAGTTGGATAGATAAAGGAAAAAAGGAAGAACCGACATAACTAGGAGgtggcatggacacttatgtgttTAGATAAATGTGCCAAAGAATTTATCGAGTGAGGCAGTGATGACAATAGCGTATCTCATAAACCGTATAGATATCAGCACACGCAGTCACAAGTTTCTTTTTTTTCCGAGAGTTGTAGATCCTGGTTTCTTAATAGTAGTATAATGAATTCACCAAAAGTACTAAATTTCAAGATAATTAATCATGTATGTGCGGGTAGTTAGATTTTGAAAAGTATTATTTGCACCCTATAAAGTAATGTATTTAAGTAATAAAACGCCTTTTAGCGAGATAAAATTTGAGGTCATCAATATTCGAAAAATGAAGATGAGGTGGTAGCTGATGTCAATATACTCCCTCCTTCCAAATTTTATGAAATTTGACTTTGACCAAAACTAATATACATTCTAAATTAGgaaggaggtagtagtatctacggGACAAAAGAGATTTTggattgtcaagcttcatgcatttCTACGCTCCTTTTTTTTGAGTCTTCATGCATTAGCCAACGTATAACCACAAGCCCGAACTGAGAGAGTGGCCATTGTACTTCTCTCACGTCTATGTTTTGTTTTTGTGTCTTGATGTGTGCAATATAAATGGGGACATGCCCCAACATATTTTCATTGCGTGACTTGGATATTCAACTTTGAACTTCGGTATTCAAGTTTTACGCACCTAACCGATTGACCCATCAGTCTGAAATGATGGAAAGAGCTAGTGTGATTCACTTGTACACTTCACAACTTTGCCTTTCCCCATAGAAGGATAGAAGAGAAAGTTAATACATGAATAGAAGAAGAACAATCACAATATGAATGATTAGGCCAATACGTGTACAAAGAGGAGGGCTACAACAATTCATAGAATAAATTGCGAGAACAAATACTCGAACTCAACACCCTGAACTATAATACCGTATCaaccttcatgcactagccaacaaccAACACTGCCAAAAATCTGAACTAAACTGAGGACCGATCATTATAGTCTATGGTCTATCTTAAATGTTGAAATGTCACCACGAAAGAAAAGGTCAAGTTCAACATCTGAGACGAAATGGCACGTGCCAAGTAGGTGGAATCCAACTAAGTGCTAATCTGATTGCGAGTGATCACGTACTCTAATTATCCTGTGGCAAAATACCCTATCTGATCGGAAATAAATGGCTAAAATTTATTAAGGtaaaatatatctagatatattcaaatctTAGCGTGAAAGAAAAGATATATCCACATCTAGATAAAGATGAGCCACTTATTTCGAAGGTATACGAGTATATATCCACTGACTAAGCGGGGCCTCACAGAGATCCAGAGATCACAAAAGATATGGCTTTTGCTCTAGAAACTGATAAATTTTAGAAAAACATTTTATTACTATTATTACGTATAGATATCGATAAAACTAGATATGTTTATCCAGAGGCCGGAGAAGATATGGTTTTGCAATAGAAACTGCTACAGCATCTGATAAGGGAGACATGCGTATTATGTCTCCGATTAATATTAGATTTAGTGGAATCAATGTGGCAGACTCAAAAGAGGATCCTGGCAGCAACCGTTGATTCCCCATCGAGCGGCTCCTGTAGTGCCCCGCTCCCCTTCTTGTACGGCGGGAGAGGAGACTTGTGTCACTGCACTTGctctgtctgatcttgtgagtgtGCTCTGTCCCCTCACCAGCCACGAGTGAGTGCCCGTGGTCGTACTCGTAGGTGAAGTCGTCGCGCGCGCGGGGGAGCCTCCCTCCCTAGGCCGGATCGATCCCTGCCGGCGGCCATGGACAAGCTCGGCGCGAACCCGGCCAACTCGAGCCCGCTCACGCCGCTGGGCTTCCTGGAGCGCGCCGCCACCGTGTACGGCGACTGCCCCTCCGTCGTCTACCACGACACCGTCTTCACCTGGTCCCAGACCTACCGCCGCTGCCTCCGCCTCGCCTCCGCCCTCGTCGCCCTCGGCGTCTCCCGCCGCGACGTCGTAAGTTGCCACACCTCCGCCGATCCCGCGTATTGAATTGAGTTGCCGGAGTGAAATCGAATTTTGATTTGGTCATCGATGGCGTGAACTTGGCCAGGTGTCCGTGCTGCTGCCGAACGTGCCGGCCATGTACGAGGCGCAGTTCGGGGTGCCGATGAGCGGCGCCGTGCTCAACAGCATCAACACGCGCCTCGACGCGCGCACCGTCTCCGTCCTGCTCCGCCACTCCGGCTCCAAGCTCATCCTCGTTGACCCTGCTCTGCTCCCGGTCCTCGGCGACGCGCTCCGCCTCCTCCCGCCGGGCCACCCAGCCCCGCGCGTGGTGCTCGTCGAGGACCCGCACGAGAAGGAATTCCCTCCGGCGCCAGCGGCGGCTCTGACGTACGAGAGGCTCCTGGAGACAGGCGACCCGGAGTTCAAGTGGGTGCGGCCGGCGAGCGAGTGGGACCCGATGATACTCAACTACACCTCCGGCACCACGTCGGCGCCCAAGGGCGTCGTGCACTGCCACCGCGGCATCTTCGTGGTGACCATGGACTCGTTGGTCAGCTGGGCGGTGCCGGAGAAGCCGACGTACCTGTGGACGCTGCCCCTGTTCCACGCCAACGGGTGGAGCTTCCCGTGGGGGATGGCCGTGGTGGGCGGTACGAACGTCTGCCTCCGCCGCGTCCTCGCCGGCGAGGTCTACGACACCATCGCGCGCAACAAAGTCACGCACCTCTGCGGCGCGCCGGTCGTGCTCAACATGCTTGCCAACGCGCCTGAGGGCGTGCGAAAGCCTCTCCCGGGGAAGGTACAGATCCTCACGGCCGGCGCGCCGCCCCCGGCCGCCGTGCTGCACCGCACGGAGGCGATCGGCTTCGACGTGAGCCACGGGTACGGTTTGACGGAGACGGCGGGTCTGGTTCTGCTGTGCGCGTGGAAGGGCGAGTGGAACAGGCTCCCCGCAGCAGAGCGCGCGCGGCTCAAGGCGAGGCAGGGCGTGCGCACGCCCGGCATGGCGGAGGTGGACATCGTGGACGGCGAGACCGGCCGCAGCGTGCCGCGGGACGGCGCCACGATGGGCGAGATCGTGCTCCGCGGCGGCTGCATCACGATGGGGTACTTCAAGGACGAGGACGCGACGAGGGCGGCCATCCGGGACGACGGGTGGTTCTACACGGGCGACGTCGGCGTGATGCACCCCGACGGGTACCTGGAGATCCGGGACCGGTCCAAGGACGTGATCATCAGCGGCGGCGAGAACATCAGCAGCGTCGAGGTGGAGTCCGTGCTCTACGGCCACCCGGCGGTCAAcgaggcggcggtggtggcgcggCCCGACGAGTTCTGGGGTGAGACGCCGTGCGCGTTCGTGAGCCTCAAGGACGGCGCCGTGGCGAGCGCGGCGGAGGTCATCGCGTGGAGCCGGGAGCGCATGGCCGGGTACATGGTGCCCAAGACGGTGGTGTTCCGCGCCGAGCTGCCCAAGACCTCCACCGGCAAGATTCAGAAGTACGTGCTCCGGAACCTCGCCA
This region of Lolium perenne isolate Kyuss_39 chromosome 2, Kyuss_2.0, whole genome shotgun sequence genomic DNA includes:
- the LOC127337181 gene encoding 2-methylpropanoate--CoA ligase CCL4, with product MDKLGANPANSSPLTPLGFLERAATVYGDCPSVVYHDTVFTWSQTYRRCLRLASALVALGVSRRDVVSVLLPNVPAMYEAQFGVPMSGAVLNSINTRLDARTVSVLLRHSGSKLILVDPALLPVLGDALRLLPPGHPAPRVVLVEDPHEKEFPPAPAAALTYERLLETGDPEFKWVRPASEWDPMILNYTSGTTSAPKGVVHCHRGIFVVTMDSLVSWAVPEKPTYLWTLPLFHANGWSFPWGMAVVGGTNVCLRRVLAGEVYDTIARNKVTHLCGAPVVLNMLANAPEGVRKPLPGKVQILTAGAPPPAAVLHRTEAIGFDVSHGYGLTETAGLVLLCAWKGEWNRLPAAERARLKARQGVRTPGMAEVDIVDGETGRSVPRDGATMGEIVLRGGCITMGYFKDEDATRAAIRDDGWFYTGDVGVMHPDGYLEIRDRSKDVIISGGENISSVEVESVLYGHPAVNEAAVVARPDEFWGETPCAFVSLKDGAVASAAEVIAWSRERMAGYMVPKTVVFRAELPKTSTGKIQKYVLRNLAKEMGPTRRGVSSSKM